One segment of Synchiropus splendidus isolate RoL2022-P1 chromosome 4, RoL_Sspl_1.0, whole genome shotgun sequence DNA contains the following:
- the nkain1 gene encoding sodium/potassium-transporting ATPase subunit beta-1-interacting protein 1 — MGSCDGRCTLLVICSLQLVAALQRQVFDFLGYQWAPILANFLHIMAVILGMFGTVQFRFRYLIFYAVWLVLWVGWNSFIICFYLEVGNLSQDRDFLMTFNTSLHRSWWMEHGPGCLVTAVPGPHMAPDDHHVISVSGCLLDYQYIEVLSSAIQVLLALFGFVYACYVSKVFQDDEDSFDFIGGFDSYGYQPPQKSSHLQLQPLYTAG, encoded by the exons GTGGCTGCGCTGCAGAGGCAGGTGTTTGATTTCCTCGGGTACCAATGGGCGCCGATCCTTGCCAACTTCCTGCACATAATGGCCGTCATCCTGGGCATGTTCGGCACGGTGCAGTTCCGTTTCAGATACCTCATCTTT TATGCAGTATGGCTGGTCCTCTGGGTGGGCTGGAACTCCTTCATCATCTGTTTTTACCTGGAGGTCGGAAACCTGTCTCAG GATCGTGACTTCCTGATGACGTTCAACACCTCTCTTCACCGTTCATGGTGGATGGAGCATGGCCCCGGTTGCCTGGTGACAGCGGTGCCCGGACCCCACATGGCCCCTGACGATCACCATGTCATCAGTGTCTCCGGCTGTCTCCTTGACTACCAGTACATTGAGGTGCTGAGCTCAGCCATCCAGGTCCTGCTGGCT CTGTTTGGCTTTGTGTACGCCTGCTACGTCAGTAAAGTCTTCCAGGATGACGAGGATAGCT TCGATTTCATCGGTGGGTTCGACTCATATGGCTACCAGCCTCCTCAGAAGTCCTctcatctgcagctgcagcctcTTTACAC AGCTGGATAA